In one Myxococcus xanthus genomic region, the following are encoded:
- a CDS encoding DEAD/DEAH box helicase: MSATAELLDAVREEARPDTWSAGTGLARAGAVSVQSVDEEEAVLRVRVPSRPAPVKTVLYLDEAIWECDCRGRVDPCEHVVAAALILHQHATARRTPAQRPATPAARPGANTITRPSAPAAGAPKPERMVYRFKRVDGGLQLERLVVRPDNTARLLARSLASLLTNPVEAARIQTQPCDLLADKLLLKPTRGALPPERLNALLRVLEPARTVLFDGALVSVTSEPLMPRVTVEDRGENTVLKVEKDPRVTEVVSPGLALCSGTLCPLGEQGLTGPWLEKLPQERAFAPHQMGDLTGKVLPDIARRMPVDVRSQRLPPIDRTLKPRISLELNQLDTGLSVLPTLVYGSPPTVRIDSGRMVYLKGAAPVRDEAAEQMLIHQLRDELNMAPGRRVTVQGKEAVQLADKLRRWRGGLTGDGAAVVTNPNVQLRPVLKVDTGAVTEGVPHVGFSFDFQVEGEDRESPRSVDAAAVMRAWEEGLGLVPLEGGGWAPLPAEWLKSHGQRVADLLSARGRDGRLANHAIPQLTGLCEALEHPSPPGLERLAPLVKGFEKLPEPQLPEDLTATLRAYQLQGVSWLTFLRQAGLGGVLADDMGLGKTLQTICTLGPGTLVVAPTSVLPNWEAEVKRFRPSLKVSVYHGPGRALDESADVTLTTYALMRLDAEVLGAKQWSTVVLDEAQAIKNPDSQVARAAYGLQADFKLALSGTPIENRLEELWSLMHFTNQGLLGGRKDFEERWARPVADNHKGAAERLRARIRPFILRRLKRDVAPELPPRTDAVRHVTLTERERAVYDAIYAATREEVVSQLEAGGSVLKALEALLRLRQAACHPALVPGQQAKTSSKVQALVEALGTAVEDGHKALVFSQWTSMLDLIEPALQEAGIGFIRLDGSTANRGAVAASFQDPKGPPVMLISLKAGATGLNLTAADHVFLVDPWWNPSVEAQAADRAHRIGQQRPVMVYRLVSQGTVEEKILTLQAKKRELFEAALGGGSGATAITRADLMQLLE, encoded by the coding sequence ATGTCTGCGACCGCGGAGCTGCTCGATGCCGTCCGGGAGGAAGCGCGCCCGGACACCTGGTCTGCCGGCACGGGCCTCGCTCGCGCGGGCGCCGTCTCGGTGCAGTCCGTGGATGAGGAAGAGGCCGTGCTGCGGGTGCGAGTGCCCAGCCGGCCCGCCCCCGTGAAGACGGTGCTCTACCTGGATGAGGCCATCTGGGAGTGCGACTGCCGCGGCCGGGTGGACCCCTGCGAGCACGTGGTCGCGGCGGCGCTGATTCTCCACCAGCATGCCACGGCGCGGCGTACCCCCGCGCAGCGTCCGGCCACCCCCGCCGCGCGCCCAGGTGCGAACACCATCACCAGGCCCAGCGCACCCGCGGCTGGCGCGCCGAAGCCGGAGCGCATGGTGTACCGGTTCAAGCGCGTGGACGGCGGGCTCCAGTTGGAGCGGCTGGTCGTGCGTCCGGACAACACCGCGCGACTGCTGGCGCGCAGCCTGGCCTCGCTGCTCACCAATCCCGTGGAGGCCGCTCGCATCCAGACGCAGCCGTGCGACCTGCTCGCGGACAAGCTGCTGCTGAAGCCCACCCGGGGCGCGCTGCCACCCGAGCGGCTCAACGCGCTGCTGCGCGTCCTGGAGCCCGCGCGCACCGTGCTCTTCGACGGCGCCCTGGTGTCGGTGACGAGCGAGCCCCTCATGCCCCGCGTCACCGTGGAGGACCGCGGTGAGAACACGGTGCTCAAGGTGGAGAAGGACCCGCGCGTCACCGAGGTGGTGAGCCCCGGCCTCGCGCTGTGCAGCGGGACGCTCTGTCCCCTGGGGGAACAAGGCCTCACGGGACCCTGGCTGGAGAAGCTGCCGCAGGAGCGCGCCTTCGCGCCCCACCAGATGGGAGACCTGACGGGAAAGGTGCTGCCGGACATCGCACGGCGCATGCCGGTGGATGTGCGAAGTCAACGGCTGCCGCCCATCGACCGCACGCTGAAGCCTCGCATCTCCCTGGAGTTGAACCAGCTCGACACCGGCCTCTCCGTGCTGCCGACGCTGGTGTATGGCTCGCCGCCGACCGTGCGCATCGACAGCGGACGCATGGTGTACCTGAAGGGCGCCGCGCCCGTGCGCGACGAGGCCGCCGAGCAGATGCTCATCCACCAGCTCCGCGACGAGCTGAACATGGCCCCCGGGCGGCGCGTCACGGTGCAGGGGAAGGAAGCCGTCCAGCTCGCCGACAAGCTGCGGCGCTGGCGCGGGGGCCTCACGGGGGATGGCGCGGCGGTGGTGACGAACCCGAACGTGCAACTGCGCCCGGTGCTCAAGGTGGACACGGGCGCCGTCACCGAGGGCGTGCCGCACGTGGGCTTCTCCTTCGACTTCCAGGTGGAGGGCGAGGACCGGGAGTCGCCCCGCTCCGTGGATGCGGCGGCGGTCATGCGGGCCTGGGAAGAAGGGCTCGGGCTGGTGCCGTTGGAAGGTGGCGGCTGGGCGCCCCTGCCCGCGGAGTGGCTGAAGTCCCATGGCCAGCGCGTGGCGGACCTGCTGTCCGCGCGAGGCCGGGATGGCCGGCTCGCCAACCACGCCATCCCGCAGCTCACTGGCCTGTGTGAAGCGCTGGAGCACCCCTCCCCGCCGGGCCTGGAGCGGCTGGCGCCCCTGGTGAAGGGCTTCGAGAAGCTTCCCGAGCCGCAGCTGCCGGAAGACCTCACGGCGACGCTGCGCGCGTATCAGCTCCAGGGCGTGAGCTGGCTCACCTTCCTCCGGCAGGCGGGACTGGGCGGCGTGCTCGCGGACGACATGGGCCTGGGCAAGACGCTGCAGACCATCTGCACGCTGGGCCCGGGCACCCTGGTGGTGGCGCCCACGAGCGTGCTGCCCAACTGGGAGGCGGAGGTGAAGCGCTTCCGTCCCTCGCTGAAGGTCTCCGTGTACCACGGCCCCGGACGCGCGCTGGATGAGTCGGCCGACGTGACGTTGACGACGTATGCCTTGATGCGCCTGGACGCGGAGGTCCTGGGCGCGAAGCAGTGGAGCACCGTCGTGCTGGACGAGGCCCAGGCCATCAAGAACCCAGACAGCCAGGTGGCGCGAGCCGCGTATGGATTGCAGGCGGACTTCAAGCTGGCGCTGAGTGGCACGCCCATCGAGAACCGGCTGGAGGAGCTCTGGAGCCTGATGCACTTCACCAACCAGGGCCTGCTCGGCGGACGGAAAGACTTCGAGGAGCGCTGGGCGCGGCCGGTCGCGGACAACCACAAGGGCGCGGCGGAGCGGCTGCGGGCGCGCATCCGGCCCTTCATCCTGCGCAGGCTCAAGCGGGACGTGGCGCCGGAGCTGCCGCCCCGGACGGACGCCGTGCGCCACGTGACGCTCACGGAGCGGGAGCGCGCCGTCTACGACGCCATCTACGCGGCGACGCGCGAGGAAGTGGTGTCGCAGCTCGAGGCGGGCGGCAGCGTGTTGAAGGCCTTGGAGGCCCTGCTGCGGCTGCGGCAGGCGGCGTGCCACCCGGCCCTCGTGCCGGGCCAGCAGGCGAAGACCTCGTCCAAGGTGCAAGCCCTGGTGGAGGCACTGGGTACGGCGGTGGAGGACGGGCACAAGGCGCTGGTCTTCTCACAGTGGACGTCGATGCTGGACCTCATCGAACCCGCGCTCCAGGAAGCGGGCATCGGCTTCATCCGGCTGGATGGCAGCACGGCGAACCGAGGCGCGGTGGCGGCGTCGTTCCAGGACCCGAAGGGCCCACCGGTGATGTTGATTTCCCTCAAGGCGGGAGCGACGGGGCTCAACCTCACGGCGGCGGACCACGTCTTCCTCGTGGACCCATGGTGGAACCCGTCCGTGGAAGCACAGGCCGCGGACCGCGCGCACCGCATCGGTCAGCAGCGGCCTGTCATGGTGTACCGGCTGGTGTCCCAGGGGACCGTCGAGGAGAAGATTCTCACGCTCCAGGCGAAGAAGCGGGAGCTGTTCGAGGCAGCGCTCGGCGGCGGCTCCGGAGCCACCGCGATTACGCGTGCGGACCTGATGCAACTCCTCGAGTAG